AGATTTAATGAATGACAATGTAGTAGTTTACTGTCAGATTACAAATTTATTCTGCTACTAGAAACTACAAAAGAACAGTGAATAACTCAAAGCTAGGGATAGTTTTATAACACAACCAAAAGTAGGGatagttttataattaagagacatgcaaaaataaaaattacattataatttgaactgaaaaattattttcagtttACAAACATGAAGTTAACTTAAAGCTAGGGATAGTTTTATAGCACAACCAAAATTAGTTCTTCATCAATAAATAATCCTCAAATTATAAGCAGCTTAGCAGCCCAGGCTAAAATTACTTAACAAGGCATTGACAGCTAGAACATCTTGAGAACTACATTAATACACGTATGCATAACAGAAGTAtgtattttttctcttatgtgAGTGTATACAGGTGCATGTGTGCTTGCAGGTGAGGGAGAAGGGAAGGAAATGGGGGAAGAAGAGGGAGAGGTTACCACAGTCAAATCAACCTCCACtttcaacatataatttttcagTGCTTTAGAATGATTCTTGAAATGTTCTTCCTCCGTACTACAAAGctttactttaatttcttgAGGAAGCATGTGCCCTATCTTCCATAACAAGTTTCTTATAATTTCTGCTCGATTATACCTGCAGAGAGACAAGTTACAGAATCTCAGAATGCAGATAAGTTACAGAATACAGCAATACACAAGAGCTATGTTTGATGGTAAATAGCATTTCAAAGTGATACTTACATATAGGCCATTAGGCAACGTTTATTTCGGACTACAGCAAGATGGTGGATAAGGGCTCCGTAGTGATCTGCATTTTTTGCCGTTTGGATATCCAAACCTTCTTCCTGCATCTTCCTGTTTACACAGAACAACTCATGCTCAAATGGGATAGGATACTGCAACGAAAAGTGATGTTCTTGGGAAAATACACATGCaaatttatcatcttttatttAACATAGTAATATGATTTCACCATAAACaagaattcattaaaaaaaactcaggCCCATATGAGATAGCATGTTAAATTTCAGCTTAAAATCAATTGGCACTAACTAAGTGAAGTTGTCTAATAGATATATAAGCTACACCTTGAGACTTGAAGCAGGCGTGAGACTTCCTAATGCCTGTCAGAACAGAGGGACCTACTAGAATAGGCAAGAACCAAGATGGGCTATAGACTCTAATAGCATGTTAGATTTCAGCTTAAAATCAATTGGCCCTAAGTGAtgttgtccaacagatgcataAGCTACATCCCAAGAATTGAGGCaggcgatgtgggacttcctaacATAGCATACTATAATGAAAAAAAGGGGACACGCAGAAAAAAGAAGCAGGACACCACATTAATGTTACCTTATCAAGGACTGAAAATCAAGGTGATGTTGAGTACACTCTGCAACTACTTCTCGAATCAAGTCATTCTACAAGATTATTGGAAAAATAATCAACCAAAGTCAAGTATCCATAACAATATAAAGAGTTCAAATCAGGGAATGGGAAAAGGtctatgataaataaaaattaagagtaaAGAAAATCAAGGTATCAAATAGCAATATCATACATCGTAAATACTTCACCATCCAAGGATGGTGATGTAACAAACTGGAATATCATGAGTTATGATAGACCAAAATAAGTTCTGACGGTAATCAGGGctgctagtttttttttcctttcctttagaATGGGGAGATGtatgaaaatgatagaaatGTTTGGGAAATGTAAATATGGACATAAAAAGACAAGCAGGTaatgaatttaagaaaaaaattcatatgtGAAAAAGATACTTGAATCCTGATTCATATCTTAAAGTGGTCACTCTTATCTATGcaaacaatttcaatttttcatctcACAACTTTTGAAGGTTAGCATAGTGTAGAGAGTTATATTCAAAGTTGAACTTATCATTATATACTCACTAACCTGACACCTTGGAAGTGGTAAACAATCATATACAGTATTTAAATCCAAAGAAAAGTAATAGATTCAGATAGAGCTCTAGTAATGTAGTTGGGGATAAGGGTGAAGGTAGACTGGCAGAGTTAAGATTTAAACATGAATTCAAGAACACAAATTGCCATAACCAAAGCATCAATCACAATGGCTGCCATTAGACATCAATACAAATCCCCAGATGCATAAAACTCAAGTGAGGTTCACACAAAACTACCAATTTCATTCCAAAACTTAATAAGAAAAGATACCACTCACCAAAATTA
This region of Glycine max cultivar Williams 82 chromosome 7, Glycine_max_v4.0, whole genome shotgun sequence genomic DNA includes:
- the LOC100790648 gene encoding DNA replication complex GINS protein PSF1, with the protein product MYGSKASQLVKEFASGEKGQLTTYNNDLIREVVAECTQHHLDFQSLIRKMQEEGLDIQTAKNADHYGALIHHLAVVRNKRCLMAYMYNRAEIIRNLLWKIGHMLPQEIKVKLCSTEEEHFKNHSKALKNYMLKVEVDLTVDMVPPKDPYIKVRVIDDIGEGILLSDDKSANFALHSMHLLKRTDAEQFIAQGKMEELKG